One genomic segment of Chitinibacter sp. FCG-7 includes these proteins:
- the pilW gene encoding type IV pilus biogenesis/stability protein PilW — MKKYGLLVLMLALSPWTLANESLGSNQQRAAVRTDLASEYYRRGAYAVAVEEAKRALEAVSNYPQALNVLAVSYVALKDDAKGRVYFEQALNAAPKDSDINQNFGSFLCERGEHKAGLARYEVVLSNTLYPTPDLTLLAAANCSLKAGDRELAKKYFERARNTASNNVSVKFQLSNFLLEEGDLPQAKQLFIEVLRAIPKTPPELLWLGVRIERKIGNKDAEMRYANELRRNFPDSLEATKLLTGQYD, encoded by the coding sequence ATGAAAAAATACGGCTTGCTGGTGTTGATGTTAGCGCTATCTCCCTGGACTTTGGCAAACGAAAGTCTTGGCTCGAATCAGCAACGAGCGGCCGTGCGCACCGATCTGGCGTCCGAGTATTATCGGCGTGGTGCTTATGCGGTTGCTGTCGAAGAAGCCAAACGGGCGCTTGAAGCGGTGTCCAATTACCCGCAGGCCTTAAATGTGCTGGCCGTTTCCTATGTAGCACTCAAGGACGATGCCAAAGGCCGGGTGTATTTCGAGCAGGCGCTCAATGCTGCGCCCAAAGATTCGGATATTAATCAGAATTTTGGCAGTTTTCTGTGTGAACGCGGCGAGCATAAAGCCGGTTTGGCGCGTTATGAAGTGGTGCTCAGCAATACGCTTTATCCCACGCCCGATTTAACTTTACTTGCCGCAGCAAATTGCAGCTTGAAAGCGGGTGATCGGGAGCTGGCAAAAAAATATTTTGAACGTGCTCGCAATACCGCTAGCAATAATGTTTCAGTCAAATTCCAGCTTTCCAATTTTCTGCTTGAAGAGGGTGATTTGCCTCAGGCCAAGCAGCTATTTATCGAAGTCTTGCGCGCAATTCCAAAAACACCACCCGAGTTGCTCTGGCTTGGTGTCCGGATTGAACGTAAAATCGGCAACAAAGACGCAGAGATGCGCTATGCGAACGAGCTTCGCCGCAACTTTCCTGACTCGCTAGAGGCAACAAAGCTTTTGACCGGACAATATGACTGA
- the hisS gene encoding histidine--tRNA ligase has protein sequence MAQTIQGIRGMNDVLPQEMSQWQFFERVTREWLVAYGYNQIRMPIVESTHLFVRGVGEHTDIVEKEMYAFEDSLNGEKLTLRPEGTAGCVRACIEHGLLYNQTQRLWYMGPMFRHERPQKGRLRQFNQLGVEAFGFATPDLDAEMIVMLADLWPRLGLSGLQLELNSLGNTEERAAHRAELIKYLEGYVDQLDEDSRRRLYTNPLRVLDTKNPALQAMAENAPRLADFLGEESKAHFDGVKALLDDAGIAYVINPRLVRGLDYYNRTVFEWTTTELGAQGTVAAGGRYDGLVERLGGKPCPAVGFAMGIERLMLLLEAQKIVVPTAEPDVYVVSQGDAAARYAFTAARQMRDQGLNVIYHAGGGSFKSQFKKADQSGARFAVIVGEGEMQAQTVNIKVLTGEKQGEQQTVAQDQLASVMSSLK, from the coding sequence ATGGCTCAAACCATTCAAGGGATTCGCGGCATGAACGATGTGCTGCCGCAAGAAATGTCGCAGTGGCAGTTTTTTGAGCGTGTTACGCGCGAATGGCTCGTGGCCTACGGCTACAACCAGATCCGGATGCCGATTGTTGAGTCAACTCATCTATTTGTACGCGGCGTGGGTGAGCATACCGATATCGTTGAAAAAGAAATGTATGCTTTCGAAGACAGTCTTAATGGTGAAAAGCTGACTCTGCGCCCGGAAGGTACTGCTGGCTGCGTACGTGCATGTATCGAACATGGCTTGTTGTATAACCAAACCCAGCGTCTCTGGTATATGGGCCCGATGTTCCGGCACGAGCGCCCACAAAAAGGGCGTTTGCGTCAGTTTAATCAACTCGGCGTTGAGGCTTTTGGTTTTGCTACGCCTGATCTTGATGCCGAAATGATTGTGATGCTGGCCGATCTGTGGCCGCGCTTGGGCCTGAGCGGTCTACAACTTGAGCTCAATTCCTTGGGTAATACCGAAGAGCGTGCAGCACATCGTGCCGAGCTGATTAAATACCTTGAGGGGTATGTCGATCAACTCGATGAAGATAGCCGTCGCCGTCTATATACCAACCCTTTGCGTGTGCTGGATACCAAAAATCCTGCGCTGCAAGCAATGGCTGAAAATGCGCCGCGCCTAGCTGACTTCTTGGGTGAAGAATCCAAAGCCCACTTCGACGGGGTAAAAGCCCTGCTCGACGATGCTGGGATTGCTTATGTGATTAATCCGCGCTTGGTGCGCGGTTTGGATTACTACAATCGCACCGTATTTGAGTGGACCACCACTGAGTTGGGCGCGCAAGGTACGGTTGCTGCCGGTGGCCGCTATGATGGTTTGGTTGAGCGGCTTGGTGGCAAGCCTTGCCCAGCCGTTGGGTTTGCGATGGGTATTGAGCGCTTGATGTTGCTACTTGAAGCGCAAAAGATCGTCGTGCCAACTGCGGAGCCGGATGTGTATGTGGTCAGTCAAGGTGATGCAGCGGCACGTTATGCCTTTACCGCTGCACGCCAGATGCGCGACCAAGGCCTCAATGTGATATATCATGCTGGCGGTGGCAGTTTTAAATCGCAATTTAAAAAGGCTGACCAGTCTGGTGCGCGCTTTGCCGTGATTGTGGGTGAAGGCGAGATGCAAGCGCAGACGGTGAATATTAAAGTGCTGACGGGTGAGAAGCAGGGTGAGCAACAAACCGTCGCGCAAGATCAATTAGCAAGTGTGATGAGTAGTCTTAAATAA
- the ndk gene encoding nucleoside-diphosphate kinase, whose amino-acid sequence MTIERTISIIKPDAVAKNVIGKIYDRFESAGLKVVAAKMKQLSRAEAEGFYAVHKERPFFNDLVNFMISGPVMIQVLQGENAVLKNRELMGATNPKEAAAGTIRADFAASIDANAVHGSDSLENAAIEIAYFFASSEVYGA is encoded by the coding sequence ATGACTATCGAACGTACTATTTCTATTATCAAGCCTGACGCAGTTGCCAAAAACGTCATCGGCAAAATCTATGACCGTTTTGAATCTGCTGGCCTGAAAGTGGTTGCGGCAAAAATGAAGCAATTGTCACGCGCTGAAGCGGAAGGTTTCTACGCTGTTCACAAAGAGCGCCCTTTCTTCAATGATTTGGTGAACTTTATGATCTCTGGTCCGGTCATGATCCAAGTGTTGCAAGGCGAAAACGCGGTTTTGAAAAACCGCGAATTGATGGGTGCTACTAACCCGAAAGAAGCGGCAGCGGGCACTATCCGTGCTGATTTCGCGGCTAGCATTGACGCGAATGCGGTGCATGGCTCGGATAGCCTGGAAAACGCAGCGATTGAAATTGCGTATTTCTTTGCATCTTCTGAAGTTTACGGCGCCTAA
- the rlmN gene encoding 23S rRNA (adenine(2503)-C(2))-methyltransferase RlmN, producing MSLNLLDYDAEKLAALMVQMGEKPFRAKQLLKWVHQRGAADFDMMSDIAKSFRQKLSEQACVAPPSMMAEQIAQDGTRKWLLDVGTGNGVEAVFIPEDDRGTLCVSSQVGCALDCTFCSTARQGFNRNLSTAEIVGQLWWANQRLSFDAARLGSAVNDDTRIVSNVVMMGMGEPLANYDNVVSAMKLMLDDNAYGLSRRRVTLSTSGMVPQLLKLREDCPVALAVSLHAPNDKIRDEIVPINKKYPLKELLNACNQYLEKAPRDFVTFEYVMLAGINDQPEHARQLVDLARSVSCKFNLIPFNPFPNSGYARSGREAIARFRDILSNAGYIVTVRKTRGDDIDAACGQLAGQVLDKTRRTEKLAETRPILFQQK from the coding sequence ATGTCTTTAAATTTGCTGGATTACGATGCTGAAAAACTCGCGGCTTTGATGGTGCAAATGGGGGAGAAGCCTTTTCGCGCCAAGCAATTGCTCAAGTGGGTTCATCAGCGCGGGGCCGCTGATTTTGACATGATGAGCGATATTGCCAAGTCATTTCGGCAGAAACTGAGCGAGCAGGCCTGTGTGGCTCCACCATCGATGATGGCCGAGCAGATTGCGCAGGACGGCACTCGCAAATGGTTGCTCGATGTCGGCACTGGTAACGGTGTTGAAGCCGTATTTATTCCAGAAGATGATCGCGGTACTTTGTGTGTATCGAGCCAGGTAGGCTGTGCGCTCGACTGTACGTTTTGCTCGACTGCGCGCCAAGGCTTTAACCGCAATTTAAGTACTGCCGAGATTGTTGGCCAGCTCTGGTGGGCCAATCAGCGCCTGTCATTTGATGCCGCGCGTTTGGGTAGTGCAGTCAATGATGACACCCGGATTGTGTCCAATGTGGTCATGATGGGGATGGGCGAGCCGCTGGCCAATTACGATAATGTGGTTTCAGCCATGAAACTGATGCTGGATGACAACGCTTATGGCCTTTCGCGTCGTCGCGTGACCTTGTCAACATCTGGGATGGTGCCGCAGTTGCTGAAATTGCGTGAAGATTGTCCGGTTGCGCTGGCAGTGAGTCTGCATGCGCCGAACGATAAAATCCGCGATGAGATCGTGCCGATTAATAAAAAATACCCGTTAAAAGAATTACTTAATGCCTGTAATCAATATCTGGAAAAAGCGCCGCGTGATTTTGTGACGTTTGAATATGTGATGCTGGCCGGGATTAATGATCAGCCAGAACACGCACGTCAATTGGTCGATTTGGCGCGCTCGGTATCCTGCAAATTCAATCTGATTCCGTTTAATCCATTCCCGAACTCGGGCTATGCCCGATCCGGGCGTGAAGCAATCGCCCGATTCCGTGATATTCTCAGTAATGCAGGTTATATCGTTACGGTACGCAAAACACGCGGCGACGATATTGATGCCGCATGCGGCCAATTGGCCGGCCAGGTGCTAGATAAAACTCGTCGCACAGAAAAATTGGCTGAAACCCGCCCGATTTTGTTTCAACAAAAATAA
- a CDS encoding FKBP-type peptidyl-prolyl cis-trans isomerase, which translates to MQIAKNSVVTLTYEMYDAEGNQIDKTEEPIAYLHGGYDNILPLVEEALHGKTVGDSIEVTMSPDDAFGEFEPELVRDEEKDGFPADVAVGMMFEADDPETGEVILFRVTEVEGNRVTVDGNHPFAGMTIRFVATVTAVREANAEELAHGHVHGEHGHHH; encoded by the coding sequence ATGCAAATCGCCAAAAATTCCGTTGTTACACTGACTTATGAAATGTACGACGCTGAAGGCAATCAAATCGACAAAACCGAAGAACCGATTGCTTACCTGCACGGCGGTTATGACAATATCCTACCGCTGGTAGAAGAAGCCCTGCACGGCAAAACGGTAGGCGACAGCATCGAAGTGACGATGTCACCTGACGACGCGTTTGGCGAATTCGAGCCAGAATTGGTTCGTGATGAAGAAAAAGACGGTTTCCCGGCTGATGTCGCTGTTGGCATGATGTTTGAAGCTGATGATCCTGAAACCGGCGAAGTCATCCTGTTCCGCGTAACTGAAGTAGAAGGCAACCGCGTGACTGTTGATGGTAACCATCCTTTCGCTGGTATGACGATCCGTTTCGTGGCGACAGTAACTGCTGTGCGTGAAGCGAATGCGGAAGAACTGGCGCATGGCCACGTACACGGCGAGCACGGCCATCACCACTAA
- a CDS encoding RodZ domain-containing protein, translated as MTEQLDNIPSAPFLPAGRQLRAAREACGLSIDDVAGQLKLAHRQIEALESEAFDELPSNLFVRGFVRNYARLVKIDAAPLLEYLAGVLPSEQVAETVLSTYPQVEPSSPSLGGEKSSFPLIVIMALIGIFLGVTAVYWYLQQPSNPDIALPDMPNPVALEASAASQLLVNDNSNASVSASEVVSSGVQALPASMPGVALVSPAASSASSIIVASSVAQGALEISVLTESDSWVQILDSRGNKVLSEIIRPGYERKVAGVPPFAVKIGNAPKTKLTLQGRPVDLSSYLKPGSDVVNMELK; from the coding sequence ATGACTGAACAGCTAGACAATATTCCGAGTGCTCCCTTTTTACCTGCCGGTCGCCAGTTACGCGCGGCACGTGAGGCTTGTGGTCTTTCAATTGATGATGTGGCAGGGCAGTTGAAGCTGGCGCATCGCCAGATCGAAGCGCTGGAGAGCGAAGCCTTCGATGAATTACCCAGTAATTTGTTTGTCCGTGGCTTTGTGCGCAATTACGCCAGGCTAGTCAAGATCGATGCTGCCCCTTTGCTTGAATACTTGGCGGGTGTATTACCCTCAGAACAAGTGGCGGAGACGGTTCTGTCTACATACCCTCAGGTAGAACCCTCTAGCCCATCATTGGGTGGTGAGAAATCAAGCTTCCCGCTGATTGTAATCATGGCCTTGATCGGGATTTTTCTCGGGGTTACAGCGGTTTACTGGTATTTGCAACAACCGAGCAATCCGGATATTGCTTTGCCTGATATGCCAAATCCGGTGGCGCTTGAGGCCAGCGCTGCTAGCCAGCTGCTTGTTAATGATAACTCTAATGCCAGCGTTAGCGCTTCCGAAGTCGTTTCGTCAGGTGTTCAGGCCCTGCCTGCTTCCATGCCCGGTGTGGCCTTGGTTAGCCCTGCTGCTTCCAGCGCTTCCTCGATCATTGTGGCGTCGTCTGTGGCGCAAGGCGCGCTTGAAATCAGTGTATTGACCGAATCCGATAGCTGGGTGCAGATTCTGGATAGTCGGGGAAATAAAGTGCTGTCCGAAATTATCCGCCCAGGATACGAGCGCAAGGTGGCGGGTGTGCCGCCGTTTGCCGTCAAAATCGGCAATGCGCCAAAAACAAAACTGACCCTGCAGGGGCGTCCGGTTGATTTGAGCAGCTATCTCAAGCCCGGTTCGGATGTTGTTAATATGGAATTGAAATAA
- the ispG gene encoding flavodoxin-dependent (E)-4-hydroxy-3-methylbut-2-enyl-diphosphate synthase, with amino-acid sequence MSSLIVRRKTRQVQIGNVWVGSDHPVMVQSMTNTDTADAEATARQIFELWRAGSEAVRITVNSAEAAAQVANIKTKLENWGCKVPLVGDFHFNGDRLLRDYPDCAEALAKYRINPGNVGKGAKRDEKFAYMIEKAIEYKKPVRIGVNWGSLDQAIAARMMDENSKRSQPLTAEAVMREALIVSALESADQAISWGLSPDQILLSCKVSHVQDLIAVYRDLGARCDYPLHLGLTEAGMGSKGIVASSAALAVLMQEGIGDTIRISLTPEPNGDRTKEVVVAQELLQTMGLRSFTPLVTACPGCGRTTSTVFQELAQDIQSFLREQMPVWRAKYPGVEEMKVAVMGCVVNGPGESKLADIGISLPGTGEVPVCPVYVDGEKDVTLKGDNVAQEFQAIVENYVVTRYGENGSKRRVDAPKIIPLAQI; translated from the coding sequence ATGTCTAGCCTGATTGTCCGTCGTAAAACCCGTCAAGTACAAATTGGAAATGTCTGGGTAGGTAGTGATCATCCAGTGATGGTGCAGTCGATGACCAATACCGATACTGCTGATGCCGAGGCGACTGCGCGCCAGATTTTCGAGCTGTGGCGTGCTGGTTCGGAGGCCGTGCGTATTACTGTCAATAGCGCAGAGGCTGCGGCGCAAGTTGCCAACATCAAAACCAAGCTGGAAAACTGGGGCTGCAAAGTACCGCTCGTAGGCGACTTCCATTTTAATGGCGATCGTTTGCTGCGTGATTACCCGGATTGTGCCGAGGCTTTGGCCAAGTACCGTATTAATCCTGGCAATGTCGGCAAGGGCGCCAAGCGCGACGAAAAATTTGCCTACATGATCGAGAAGGCCATTGAGTACAAAAAGCCGGTGCGCATTGGCGTGAACTGGGGCTCACTTGATCAAGCCATTGCGGCGCGAATGATGGATGAAAATTCAAAACGCTCGCAGCCATTGACGGCCGAGGCCGTGATGCGCGAAGCGCTGATTGTGTCGGCGCTTGAATCGGCTGATCAAGCCATTAGCTGGGGTTTATCCCCCGATCAGATTTTATTGTCTTGCAAAGTCTCGCATGTGCAGGATTTGATCGCGGTTTACCGCGATCTGGGCGCCCGCTGCGATTACCCATTGCATCTGGGTTTGACCGAAGCGGGTATGGGGTCCAAGGGTATTGTGGCATCCAGTGCTGCGTTAGCGGTATTAATGCAGGAAGGGATTGGCGATACCATTCGTATTTCCCTGACGCCCGAGCCCAATGGTGACCGCACAAAAGAAGTGGTGGTGGCGCAAGAGTTATTGCAAACCATGGGTCTGCGCAGCTTTACTCCGCTAGTAACGGCTTGCCCTGGATGTGGCCGCACGACTTCAACCGTGTTTCAAGAGTTGGCGCAAGATATTCAAAGCTTCCTGCGTGAGCAAATGCCGGTATGGCGTGCCAAATACCCTGGTGTTGAAGAAATGAAAGTTGCCGTGATGGGCTGTGTCGTGAATGGTCCGGGTGAGTCCAAGCTCGCCGATATCGGTATCAGTTTGCCTGGTACGGGTGAAGTGCCGGTGTGTCCGGTGTATGTCGATGGTGAAAAAGACGTGACGCTCAAAGGCGATAACGTTGCACAAGAATTCCAGGCGATTGTTGAGAATTATGTCGTGACGCGCTATGGCGAAAACGGCTCAAAACGCCGCGTTGATGCACCAAAAATCATTCCGTTGGCTCAGATTTAA
- a CDS encoding SPOR domain-containing protein codes for MSEGLDPILQQKEQQQLKTQLLWRLGIASGLIAAILFGIAWIEKSQENAEPNVQIPQIAPELNASEPAEIASAASEAAISTPAPTPEATALPSISPKPSATAMPVASPTPRQTHSSPIQTIQKIENLPKQIPHTSNRPEPTTAAVYTAIPLIAKAIPTAVPRIMTQPSNNTTATKPATADFPSPINSTRGYSVQAGVFLHANNAEKLLGQLQQAGIPAYLETRVQIGPFKNKIEADTAIKKLKALGITPVLKNE; via the coding sequence ATGAGTGAAGGCCTAGACCCGATCCTGCAGCAGAAAGAGCAACAACAACTCAAAACTCAGCTACTTTGGCGGCTTGGTATTGCAAGTGGATTAATTGCGGCGATCCTTTTTGGTATCGCCTGGATCGAAAAAAGCCAGGAAAATGCCGAACCAAACGTCCAGATTCCGCAAATTGCCCCCGAACTCAATGCAAGCGAACCCGCCGAGATAGCCTCCGCAGCAAGCGAGGCAGCAATTTCAACGCCAGCCCCCACACCGGAAGCAACGGCACTCCCCAGCATTAGCCCCAAGCCCAGCGCGACAGCGATGCCAGTGGCAAGTCCAACACCAAGACAAACCCACAGCAGTCCAATTCAAACAATCCAAAAGATCGAGAATCTGCCAAAGCAAATACCCCACACAAGTAATAGGCCAGAGCCAACAACTGCAGCTGTTTACACAGCAATACCCCTTATCGCGAAGGCAATTCCAACAGCAGTGCCAAGAATTATGACTCAGCCATCAAACAACACCACTGCCACCAAGCCGGCAACCGCTGATTTCCCAAGCCCGATCAATAGCACACGGGGCTATAGCGTGCAGGCCGGGGTGTTTTTACACGCCAACAACGCAGAAAAATTGCTCGGCCAACTCCAACAGGCAGGTATTCCCGCCTACCTGGAAACCCGCGTACAAATCGGCCCGTTCAAAAACAAGATTGAAGCTGATACAGCGATCAAAAAACTCAAAGCACTTGGTATCACTCCCGTCCTGAAAAACGAATAG
- a CDS encoding cupin domain-containing protein: MPKTPFDTALLGKLTPEQFLAEYWQKKPLLIRQAWTDFPELIDFARLAEFAQRDDVESRLIEFNHGRWKLENGPFSQHRLNRLPETDWTILVQNVNHLVPHIADFLYQFNFLPYTRLDDVMISYAPHGGTVGPHYDSYDVFLLQVGGQKRWQVSSDDASGFIEDAPIRVLKDFNPEQEWVLEHGDMLYLPPKYAHYGVALTPGMTYSVGFRAPKTQEVATKFLEFLQDEICLEGMYSDPSAKATDTPAKIDDAFVAQIGQMLQQVKWDEQTVRQFIGRYFSEPKPHVFFDHSTPLEFDDFAEAIAERGIELDLKSQMLYSDQTLFLNGEEVEFDDASPADWALLQQLANERSLPAAEYSDPLCDLLYTYHEYGYLHPRAE, from the coding sequence ATGCCTAAAACACCTTTCGATACTGCCCTGTTGGGAAAATTAACACCCGAGCAATTTCTGGCCGAATACTGGCAAAAAAAACCGCTGCTGATTCGTCAGGCATGGACCGATTTTCCGGAGCTGATCGATTTTGCCCGCCTGGCCGAATTTGCCCAGCGTGATGATGTGGAATCCAGATTGATCGAGTTCAATCATGGGCGCTGGAAGCTGGAAAACGGCCCGTTCAGCCAGCACCGGCTCAATCGATTACCAGAAACCGACTGGACGATTCTGGTGCAGAATGTGAACCATCTGGTTCCCCATATTGCCGACTTCTTATATCAGTTCAATTTTCTGCCTTATACCCGGCTTGACGACGTGATGATCTCTTACGCGCCGCACGGTGGCACGGTGGGGCCGCATTATGACTCGTACGACGTTTTTTTGCTGCAGGTGGGCGGACAAAAAAGATGGCAAGTATCCAGCGATGACGCCTCAGGTTTTATTGAAGATGCGCCGATTCGAGTTTTGAAAGACTTTAATCCAGAGCAGGAATGGGTACTGGAGCACGGCGATATGCTGTATCTGCCCCCCAAATATGCACATTACGGCGTGGCGCTAACACCGGGAATGACTTATTCGGTAGGTTTTAGAGCACCCAAAACCCAGGAAGTTGCGACCAAGTTTCTGGAGTTTTTGCAGGACGAAATCTGCCTTGAAGGCATGTACAGCGACCCGAGTGCCAAGGCAACCGACACACCGGCGAAAATTGATGACGCCTTTGTCGCGCAAATTGGGCAGATGCTGCAGCAAGTCAAATGGGACGAGCAGACGGTGCGGCAATTTATTGGCCGCTATTTTTCCGAACCCAAGCCACATGTTTTTTTCGATCACAGCACACCACTGGAATTTGACGATTTTGCCGAGGCCATCGCCGAGCGCGGCATCGAGCTGGATCTGAAAAGCCAGATGCTCTATTCGGATCAAACGCTGTTTCTCAATGGCGAAGAAGTCGAGTTTGACGATGCCAGCCCGGCCGATTGGGCGCTGCTACAGCAATTGGCCAACGAGCGCAGCTTGCCCGCCGCCGAATACTCCGACCCATTGTGCGATTTACTTTATACCTATCACGAATATGGCTACCTTCACCCCCGTGCAGAATGA
- a CDS encoding peroxiredoxin, producing the protein MLNVGDVAPDFSLPDAAMDMVRLSDFHGRKNVVLYFFNKDHTPGGIVEAVEFSDRTDAFSQCETVILGVSLDDCLAHDSFIDEQGLSFDLLSDTELEVSRLYHAVHEWEAQGVVRCGIERSTFVIDKSGVIRHAFYHVIPKGHAAEILNLVKQLG; encoded by the coding sequence ATGCTCAATGTAGGCGACGTAGCCCCTGATTTTTCTTTACCTGACGCGGCAATGGACATGGTTCGCCTGAGTGATTTTCATGGCCGGAAAAATGTCGTGTTGTACTTTTTTAACAAGGATCACACGCCAGGCGGCATTGTTGAGGCGGTCGAGTTTTCTGATCGCACTGACGCATTTTCGCAATGTGAGACCGTTATTCTGGGGGTGAGTCTGGATGACTGTCTGGCGCACGACAGTTTTATTGATGAGCAGGGCCTTTCGTTCGACCTGCTATCTGATACCGAGCTTGAAGTCAGCCGTCTTTACCACGCGGTACACGAATGGGAAGCGCAGGGCGTGGTAAGATGCGGAATAGAGCGCTCGACCTTTGTGATTGATAAGTCGGGCGTCATTCGACATGCTTTCTATCACGTCATACCCAAAGGCCATGCGGCCGAAATTTTGAACCTTGTAAAACAGCTAGGATAA